One region of Eupeodes corollae chromosome 1, idEupCoro1.1, whole genome shotgun sequence genomic DNA includes:
- the LOC129949346 gene encoding uncharacterized protein LOC129949346 produces the protein MVIGDLNAMIGNMQTATTVLQETNLTNIYNNRTSKDTVYNQNGTKLLDILQNYDLCILNGCTEGDREGHYTFIGGQGKSVIDYCAVNNDWVDLITKFEVQTKTYSDHLPIVIEWTNNAIRNEKTLNLLPRMNWKIQKINIYHEAIDNFFSNTVLNTESVEEYSSQVISCIRSSSSIKMTTGEKFYKQKWFDSECSKFRKKSFALLHAWRETDSEVLKKWYAEANTSYKNMCRVKKINWENNKAIQLANIKILAPGEDGIPYEFFKNATPVFLLHLKKLYDNIFLNSIVPKSFKNSVIFPIHKKSALDKAENYRGISFMNTIGKLFCGILVARLEKWIDENNTMTELQAGFRKNYSTIDHIFSLIAIVKGFQARNKKVYALFVDFKAAFDLIHRNALLYKLSQIGLSTKFIQIIKEMYCGTNAAVWDGNNISDWFETDSGVKQGCPLSALLFALFINDVVTDRIAGTIVNVLLYADDLVILSENPQNLQLMINRLVSFCEKWGLIINTDKSKVMVFSRNNRGNPTQNYNWFLGTNVLML, from the coding sequence ATGGTAATTGGAGATTTAAACGCAATGATAGGAAACATGCAGACGGCAACTACTGTCTTACAAGAAACAAACCTTACCAACATTTATAACAACCGCACATCCAAAGATACCGTCTACAATCAAAATGGAACAAAACTTCTTGATATTCTTCAAAACTATGATTTATGTATTCTAAATGGTTGCACCGAAGGGGATCGAGAAGGTCATTATACTTTCATTGGAGGTCAAGGCAAATCTGTGATAGACTATTGTGCAGTAAATAACGACTGGGTAGATCTTATAACCAAGTTTGaagttcaaacaaaaacttattccGATCATTTACCTATAGTTATTGAATGGACTAATAATGCTATAAGAAACGAAAAAACTCTTAATTTGCTTCCAAGAATGAactggaaaatacaaaaaataaatatataccatGAAGCTAtagacaactttttttcaaatacggTGTTGAACACAGAGTCGGTAGAAGAATACTCTTCGCAAGTAATATCATGCATTAGGAGTTCTTCTTCAATTAAAATGACAACTGGAGAAAAATTTTACAAGCAAAAGTGGTTTGACTCCGAATGCTCGAAGTTCCGTAAGAAATCCTTTGCTCTATTACACGCATGGAGAGAAACAGATTCCGAAGTTTTAAAGAAATGGTATGCTGAAGCCAACAcctcttataaaaatatgtgtcGTGTGAAGAAAATCAACTGGGAAAACAACAAAGCTATTCAACttgcaaatattaaaatattagcaCCGGGAGAAGATGGTATCCcgtacgaattttttaaaaatgctacgcCAGTATTTCTGTTGCacctcaaaaaattgtatgacaacatttttttgaactcTATTGtaccaaaatcttttaaaaactctgTAATCTTCCCCATACACAAAAAAAGCGCTTTAGATAAAGCCGAAAACTACCGTGGCATATCGTTTATGAACACCATTGGCAAACTCTTTTGTGGAATTCTAGTCGCTAGACTTGAAAAATGGATTGATGAAAACAACACCATGACCGAACTACAGGCAGGATTCAGAAAAAACTACTCGACTATCGACCACATTTTTAGTCTAATTGCAATAGTGAAAGGTTTTCAAGCGAGAAACAAAAAGGTGTACgcactttttgtagattttaaggcGGCTTTCGATCTCATTCATAGAAACGCGCTTTTGTACAAGTTATCGCAAATCGGACTTTCTACCAAATTCATTCAGATCATCAAAGAAATGTATTGTGGAACTAATGCTGCTGTTTGGGATGGAAACAATATATCGGATTGGTTTGAAACAGATAGTGGTGTGAAGCAGGGATGCCCACTTAGTGCATtgttatttgcactttttataaaCGATGTTGTGACTGACAGAATTGCAGGCACCATAGTAAATGTTCTTTTGTACGCCGATGATTTGGTAATTTTATCTGAAAATCCGCAAAATCTACAATTGATGATAAACCGCCTTGTTTCATTCTGTGAGAAGTGGGGACTTATCATTAACACAGATAAATCGAAGGTAATGgttttctcaagaaataatCGGGGTAACCCAACACAAAACTATAATTGGTTCTTGGGAACTAACGTCTTGATGTTGTGA